TGCTTGCAAATCAAAACACAATTGCCGGAATCGAACAAATGAATTTGATTGCGAATCAAAGTTGCTTGTAAGGGAATTACTTAAGCACACGACTAGGGAAACATACGGAAGAAGGCTACGGGGAGGTGGTGGTATATATATAGGAGGCCTCACTGTGCACGCTGCCAAGTGCATGCCAAAAAATACAGAGAAAAGTTGAAAAAAACTAGATGGTGACATCCGATCGGACCTGGAGGGCGCATAAATTCTAGGCTACCATTGAGTGTATTGTGTTCACTTGGCTTCTAcataaatttgcaattttctAAATTCAAATTCTTTGTAAGTTGTCAGTCAGAAGGCAATTTCCCATTTTGCATGCACAATGCCAAAGAGAATCTGGGTGGTTGGCGTACTTTGTGGCATTGGCATATGCATATAGGCGCAATGTGGTGCCCGCGCCAGTGGCGTGCGATGTCCTTTTCGAGGGGACTAATTACCAGGATTAATTGCAAAACTTCCTTGAAATGCCTGCTCGGTAATAGAGTGCAATATTCTTAAAATTCACTTGAATGAACTTCACAGTTGGAATGTTCATTACATATCCATCAAGTGAGAATACAGTGTTGCAAGGAAGTGGGCTTGAAGCCCCCTGCCTACGTCACTGTTTCATCTTTACGTGTTTGtttgtatgtgtatgtgttgGTGTATTTGTGTCAAAAGTTCGCCTACATTGCAGTCAGCAGCTTAAACATATCGATTCAAACGCACACTGCCAAAAGCCACTTTAACTTTGGCTGTTTGCTGAGATTTTTCAAGCAAAAGTTCCTCTTACACCCTTGCGTATAAGCATGTGTGTGTTCgtctgagtgtgtgtgtgtgcttaagagggtgtgtgagtgtgtgtaagtgtgtgtgtctgttgGCATCAACTTGTTTAGCTAGGGCAAACTTTTTAAGTTGCCCTTTGCCAAAAATGAACCGAAACTAGAACAGAAAGTGGTAAAACGTATACCCAGCCAAGACACCTCTTTCCCTCATTTGGCTGGGCTACAGTGGCACCTCCCACTGCACGACCACGCGTACATCTCTTATGCATATGGCTAATAAATGCAAAATCCCATCAAATGCTTTTCCACACTTATTAAATGAGTAAAGTCGTGCGAAGAAAGGGGGGTCGGTCGTTGGGTCGGAAGACTTGCAAAAGTTTTACAAGAAAACTTATTGAGGCTTAACTGTAGAGTGAGTCAGAGAGTGAGAGAGGGAACGTGGGGGGCGATAGAAACAGATCTAGAGCAGAGAGTGGGAGTGGGATAGATTTAGCGAACGAGCGAGCAGGCGATATTTGAGTTGAGTTTTAGTTGAGAGTTTAGTTGAGTTGAGAGAGGTCTGGCATTCGCTTACACATCAATGATATATGGGTTATATATTAGGTTACACATAGGTTCATACACTACGTTTTCGGATTAGTACGTTGTTAGAGCGAGAGAGTGAGAGCatgagagaaagagagagggcGAGCGATCGATGAGCGTTAGTGAGTGGGTTAGTACATATCGATTATCGAGGGGCGGATCGAGGACTTCGCTTTCAatggtgatggtggtgagGATAGCAAGAGTCAGGATTCTCtctcgcacacacgcacacgcacgcATAGAGAGTTTACACATACATAAATGggtgcacagagaaaaaaagcTACAACTCTCCACATGGTCATctcaattttaaaatatgacAATTAATTTTCTAGACATTTTTCTGAACATTTATAAACTACCTCCAACATTATTTGAGATATAAAATGttgtaaaaaatattactATAATCATTTCTATCCCATATTATCCCTTTCTATTCCATATTATAAAAAACGACAATCTAATACATTTGATTTTTACTACCTTTAACTACTTTTAAAATTCTATGTACGTTTACTTTTGTAACAtcaaaaagaattttaaaacaTATATCTTATAGATGGGAAAAAAGTATTGAATGATTTGAAATTAACACAATTACTAATTATTATTCTAATTATTAAAACGTTTTTAAGATTATAGAATATTCTAAGCAGCCGTTCTTTTGTAAATGACCAAATGTAGGTGatatttttttctctgtgcattTAGTTAGTTAACGCTAGCAAAACGCGGATACGCAATTACGGAACACTGAAATGGGGACTTGTGGGTGGCAACGTTCCTCTTGATGCGCCGCAGGGAGCAGTAGTAGGCCATCACGGCCCGCAGGCTCTTCCACTTCGTTGTCTGCTGCTGGCCATTGGAGGCATTGGCAGTGGCGGATGCGGATGCCGAGGAGGTGGCGAAGGCGCCACTCCGGGCCTGATCCTCCGCCGCCACAAGCTCCTCGGGATGCTCGCTGATGAACGAGGAGAGGGTCTTCATCGCTGGCAATGGCCTGTGACCCACCGGCGTGCTGGCGCTCTGGTCGGAGGACGGACTGTTCACATGGAGGCGCACCTGGCGCCGCTGACGGGCCTGGTGCGGATGCGGAtacggatgcggatgtggatgcggtTGTGCCGGCGTCAGTATAAGTCTATCCCTCTCAGTATACCTTAAActagtggtggtggtgcagccACAGTGGTGCAGTTGCCCACTGGTTAGCGACGAGCTGCCGgatctatatatgtatatatatgttcatGATCCGATCGAGCGATGATGCGAGAAGTGGATACTCTGATTATAACATGCGAATTGCGAAGGGGATCGACCACGGCTGCCACTTATTAATCAAATTATTTGTAACAAATGCAGTTTAAATATCTATCtctgtatatttttatacccgttactcgttaCTTattacccgttactcgtagattCGTAGAAaagaaagcgtttccgaccatataaagtgcATATGCaaattcttgatcaggatcaatcaATCGATCTGTCCgtctcattttattacccaatatctatagATATGATACTcgcactagctgagtaacgggtatctgatagtcgggaaactcgactacagtattctctcttgttttctttaattttatgaTAAATGCTATACGATTTGTAATAAGATAATATTTTTGACAAAGAAGTGTTTTCATGGTTGTAAGGGCTAGAGTGTGGTAAACATTTTGTAAAATTCAAAACAGCATGAACACGACGAAATTAAGGCGAATTGGATTACTTTAGAACTCTTTTTCGGGGGAATGTGACTCGGTTTATGCTCTTGATTAAATTGTTTGTCCTGGCGGCACATTAGCATTCTGGAAGTGGCAGCCGTGGCTCAGTGTGGTTGTGGTGGTTCATGGTTTCATGGTTTCGTTCTGGAGAGTGGCGCTGAGTGGATTCGTGTGCCCGAAGATTAGCTCCGCCCGGCGAGGGCCCATTAGGCCAAAGAGTTGTCAACTTCTGTCCCCCGGGAAGGCGGCTCGTCCTCTTACAACCGCCTTCCGTCTTCCGTCTTCCGTCGCCTTTGTTTGCCTGGGTCGAGTTAATTAATGAAATCatgtacacacacatacaccccGACAGCCTGACACTGTGACACttcgacacacacacacacacacacttgcataGGCAGCAAGGACATGGGCAATCCCGGCTAATTGTCATTGCTAATTTCCTTTTTGCCACCACAATGGCACaataaacacaaacaaaagttgtatgtgtgtgtgttagagTGTATCTGTCTGAGTGACAGCTCCATTCAACTgcaaaagcaagaaaaatttgaaaccACAGTCTCAACATTTACTTGTAATCGACTGCCTGGACAGTGCGTTTCAAAACTGTAAGGCAAACGTACACTTCTTAGGTTTGTGtgctgtaataatataatataattgtGAGTAATAGTTTATGAAAATTGAGTAAGCTCTGTTCGCCCTACAGCAATGAAACGCAGTGTCCCTGTATCGAGCTTCTTTTTGTCGCATCTAAGACTCCTGATTTGATTAACCAAAACCCAAACTGGAAACTTTTGAAGTTCCATCCGCATTCGCATTCACATTCCCATTCAGATTTCAATTCCCATTTCGCAATGCCAGGCCTTTGGTACCGACCGCAAGGATTCGCATGGACGTAGATGGATATTCGGGTGGCGAAGAAGGGGACGACTTGCTAATTggtaatttcatttaattgaatcgggcttattgttgctgctcttCATTCTTTCGCATTCTGCTCGTCCTTGTCTTACGGATACGGATGCCAGTACGGATGTGATGTCGCTTACGGTTGATCAAATACAGAGTACAAAAAGCTGTCAAGGCGAGCGAAGCCCAACAAAGTATGCTACACATTTATCAATTACGCTTACGGCACGTGCCTATGTATATGTAGTTACTGCACGAGTATGGgtgtgtgttgtgttgtgtaaGTGTAGTTGAGTGTTTTTTCAATgtgtctatgtgtgtgtgtgggcgaaCTGCAGGACAAGCAGCGCCGGATTATGTTTATGTGTTTGGTAACAACTTGGCACGATTTGAATAAATCATCTTTGTTATGCTTCTTCTCCATTTTTTACCCTGCTTTCAACTTTTATTTTACACGTGTCGGGGTGtgtgcactgagcgaaaagtGCACCCTAAAATCGGGCTTTTGATACATTTAAACTCTAATTAATTGACCTGCTCAACAATACTTAACTAAATTAAAGCAGCTATTATTTATGCAAGAAGCAAAGCAATTTTACTTAAACGAAAATCCAAATTCCAATTCCCTACGCACAAAACACCGAATGTTTCAGTTACTCCTCCCCGACTTTAGTTGCCCCtatttcgctcagtgcatGGGTGTGGGTGTTCATTTGCTTGGTcagcgtgtgtgcgtgtgtgactGTGCGAATCGAACTTACCGCTGGCTGGGACTCTTGCTGTCCGATGAGTGCGCCGCACTGTTGTTGTCGTCATCGCGGACCATCTTGTGGTGGTGCCGCTTGTGATAGCCACCGTCGCTGTGTCCGCCAGCACCACCGGATCCGCCGGCACCGCCTGCTccgccgcctcctccgccACCGCCTCCGGAGCTACTGGTGCCCGTGGGACTGATGACGTCCGTGTCGCTGTTGCAGTCGTGCACCTGACGGGCCACATCCTTGACAAACTTGCCCGCTTCGTGCTCGTGCGCTTCCATCTGCAAGGATGATAATTGGACGGATAAGTTGGATGGGCGGCATTAATTGGGATTATTGCGATGACTGCGGCTGTGCATGggtgtatatgtatgtatatagataTCTATGCCGACACCCAAGTTGAGGTGCCTCATCAATCGCAATTGAGCGCATCTTAATTGCtaattatgcaaattcaaCCCGAAACAGGGCCAAATGTCAATGATTGCAGTACAGCGGTGGGCAAGAAGGCAGAACCACTACCAAGATGCTCTATACCAACTTAATAACAAATATGATATAAGTCTTTTAGGGAATGATTTCTAACGTATGTTATGTTTTGCAGATATATTTAGTGACTGAGCTCAATCTCAATAAATCTGTATGTTTGGGTGCTACTAGTGCGGCCACAGGTGTACATATATGGCAGCAGCATCGACATTCGCATCTGGAATTGCATCTGGCACTGAGCCTTTGCCATTTTGCCCACGGTGCATTTTAAATCGAATGATGTTGACGATAATAATTAAACTTTGATTTGATTGCCAGTGACACGAAAACTTGGCCAGCTCGGAGCCTTCAGGTGGGCCAGAGTTTCCCGGGAAAACTGAACTGGGAAATGGATGGGTGTGGCCTTGTGGGCGGATGGTTGGAAAACTGGCGATTGAATTGGGTGGCGCAGAACCAGTCATGAGCTCTGAAAACTTTTGTCGAGCGagcttttaaaatttaaatattgcatTATTGAATCCACTACGAGTTGGCCGAAAACTGAAATTGCCTTAAAGTCAATTTTTTACGCAGCGTCCGCTTTTAACACGTGGCAAAGgagaatttaataaatttaattaaattgttaaaCACTGAGCCACATTGCTGAATTGTCTAAAATTAATCAGTTTAATTGGCATTGCAAAagttaaacaaaacaaagctaTTTCTGTTTATTGAAAAGGAAATGGTATCTAAATATAAACATGTTTAACTAATGGaatgtataaaatatagtTGAGAACTAAACTCCATAGCAAATAgttataaaatcaaataaaccttgaaaaaaaaggaaatttaaTATGTACTTAGGTTGATAATGTACTTggaaatcattttaaaattacatAAACCTATTacgaaaattcaattaaataatttaagctAATTCCCCAAACTTTTACCGAATTTAATTAACACATCAAGCTTACGGAAAAAAAACTCGTTTGAATCGGATTAAAATCTCAATTCCACAAAATTTGCTTATTAAAATCAAAgaagaaatattaataagcTGGTGCATTAACCGTAAAAAATCGATGAGACTTAAAACATTTCTAATCACAGCAGTTGCATAACAACGGCGAATATCTAAATCAATGGGAATTAAGCCGAGTGAAGCAAAGTGTGTCGCAAAAATCAATAGGAATTATCCGAGACTAATCACGACATCGCAATTTGCAGCCGCAATAGCATCGAATAAAACGATGTCGGGAGAAGCAGCCACTTCGATGGGATCTGTGTCAGAAACCACTTGTTAGCCAAAGCCATTATTAATTTAACACCAATGGCCAAAAACCAACTTAAAGTGAGCTTCATTGGGCCAAGTTGGGGGCGCAAAGTACTTGTATAAGTACTCGAGTGCCGCAAACTTGAAAGCTTCGATTTGACCATTGGGACAGATTGACGATGCTCGTGTCCATGCTCCGTATTCCACATCCGTATTCCGTATTCCGTATTTGTATTCGTATCCGTGTCCATACTCCGCATCCCGTACAttcgtgtgtgtgggtggctgCATGTCCGTGACAAAACTGGCTAATTCCAGTGGAGGGTTTCAATTTGGCCAGCGGTCTAAATAGGGGAAACCGCATAACATATATCTAGCGGGATTTGTGCGCCGTTCCCACCAATTAGTTGACAAATCTGTTCAGTGCCGGATTAAGCTTCACTTGTGAGCCACCATTGCGATGACTATTCTCGTGCGCACACCTGTGCGCTATAGGCGGAATGGTCCCATTTTGTGGCCAAAATTAATAACATCAAAACGGAGAGAGATATTTAGattctgttttttgtattgGATTATACTAGGCCATATCTTATATGATACCAAAAATTGTCGGCGTGGTTTGTAACTCCAGAACGGATAAAgatattcaatttaattgttttgctACTACCGAGTAcaggaccgagtacgggaccaaatttccgcattttttgtaccatcatcaaaatttgcgaaaaatcctagaattcccaaacttgaatgcaaatcgtttgggatttaaacagcgaactcagcgaggtatgacattccttatttgggtcattattttcaatgttttgatcaaaataccgataatttttttcacaaaaaatctggaaaactatttttggcaaaaaacgcaattttcaagttggcttttttggctataacttgtctaaaaatggtcacacagcaaaaagaagtaccattttatactccttataaccaatactaaccacccctttcacttttaaacggattttgtaaaacaaatttttgggcgatttttcgcattttttgtaaggggtaccatcatcaaaatttgcgaaaaattgaaaaatcctagaattccaaaacttgaatgcaaatcgattgggatttaaacaacgaactcagcgaggtatgacattccgcatttgggtcattattttcaatgttttgatcaaaataccgataatttttttcacaaaaaatctggaaaactatttttggcaaaaaacgcaattttcaagttggcttttttggctataacttgtctaaaaatggtcacacagcaaaaagaagtaccattttatactccttataaccaatactaaccacccctttcacttttaaacggattttgtaaaactaatttttgggcgatttttcgcattttttgtaaggggtaccatcatcaaaatttgcgaaaaattgaaaaatcctagaattccaaaacttgaatgcaaatcgattgggatttaaacaacgaactcagcgaggtatgacattccgcatttgggtcattattttcaatgttttgatcaaaataccgataatttttttcacaaaaaatctggaaaactatttttggcaaaaaacgcaattttcaagttggcttttttggctataacttgtctaaaaatggtcacacagcaaaaagaagtaccattttatactccttataaccaatactaaccacccctttcacttttaaacggattttgtaaaactaatttttgggcgatttttcgcattttttgtaaggggtaccatcatcaaaatttgcgaaaaattgaaaagtcctagaattcccaaacttgaatgcaaatcgattgggatttaaacaacgaactcagcgaggtatgacattccgcatttgggtcattattttcaatgttttgatcaaaataccgataatttttttcacaaaaaatctggaaaactatttttggcaaaaaacgcaattttcaagttggcttttttggctataacttgtctaaaaatggtcacacagcaaaaagaagtaccattttatactccttataaccaatactaaccacccctttcacttttaaacggattttgtaaaactaatttttgggcgatttttcgcattttttgtaaggggtaccatcatcaaaatttgcgaaaaattgaaaagtcctagaattcccaaacttgaatgcaaatcgattgggatttaaacaacgaactcagcgaggtatgacattccgcaTTTGgatcattattttcaatgttttgatcaaaataccgataatttttttcacaaaaaatctggaaaactatttttggcaaaaaacgcaattttcaagttggcttttttggctataacttgtctaaaaatggtcacacagcaaaaagaagtaccattttatactccttataaccaatactaaccactcctttcacttttaaacggattttgtaaaactaatttttgggcgatttttcgcattttttgtaaggggtaccatcatcaaaatttgcgaaaa
The Drosophila mauritiana strain mau12 chromosome X, ASM438214v1, whole genome shotgun sequence DNA segment above includes these coding regions:
- the LOC117148387 gene encoding merozoite surface antigen 2, allelic form 4 isoform X1; the encoded protein is MKLSVSAYRAHASAHKKILSSGYHSQLNYGSTGAAAASSSSSGATATGLYTMEAHEHEAGKFVKDVARQVHDCNSDTDVISPTGTSSSGGGGGGGGGAGGAGGSGGAGGHSDGGYHKRHHHKMVRDDDNNSAAHSSDSKSPSQRSGSSSLTSGQLHHCGCTTTTSLRYTERDRLILTPAQPHPHPHPYPHPHQARQRRQVRLHVNSPSSDQSASTPVGHRPLPAMKTLSSFISEHPEELVAAEDQARSGAFATSSASASATANASNGQQQTTKWKSLRAVMAYYCSLRRIKRNVATHKSPFQCSVIAYPRFASVN